The sequence GAAGATTGTAGATCAAAATTGAGAGGTTATATGAAGACTTGGAAGGCTGACACAGTGTTACATGATGGTGCTCCTAATGTTGGGTTAGGTTGGGTTCAGGATGCTTTCACCCAATCCCAATTAACCTTGCAAGCTTTGAAGTTGGCTGTCGAAAATTTGGTCGTAAATGGTACTTTTGTTACTAAGATTTTCAGATCCAAGGATTATAATAAATTGATTTGGGTGTTCCAACAACTGTTTGAGAAAGTTGAAGCCACAAAACCACCTGCATCAAGAAATGTTTCTGcagaaatttttgttgtGTGTAAAGGCTTCAAGGCGCCTAAGAGACTAGATCCAAGATTACTGGACCCAAAGgaagtttttgaagaattacCAGATGGACAACAGAACATggaatcaaaaatttataatccagaaaaaaaagttaggAAAAGACAAGGTTATGAGGAAGGTGATAATTTATTGTATCATGAAACCTCAATTTTGGATTTTGTCAAGACTGAAGACCCGATAAGCATGCTTGGGGAAATGAATAAGTTTACAATTGATAAGGATGACCATGAATGGAagatcttgaaaaaattgaaacaaACCACAGACGAGTTCCATTCGTGTATTGAAGACTTAAAAGTTTTAGGTAAGAAAGATTTTAAAATGATTTTAAGATGGAGAAAGATTGCTAGGGAAATCTTGGGTATCGAAGTAAAGGATGACGCTAAGACGGAAATTGAAATAGTACCGTTAACAGAAGAGGagcaaattgaaaaagatttgCAAGGCTTACAGGAGAAGCAGCGTCTAAATATCAAGCgcgaaagaagaagaaagaatgaaatgAAACAGAAGGAACTACAAAGAATGCAAATGAACATGATAACTCCCACTGATATTGGTATTGAAGCCGCAAGTTTAGGTAAAGAATCGTTGTTTAATTTGAAAACTGCGGAAAAGACTGGTATCTTAAATGACTTGGCAAAGggtaagaaaagaatgatTTTTACCGACGATGAATTGGCTAAAGATAATGATATCTacattgatgaaaatattgtGATCAAAGATAGGGATTCTGCGGCTGATGCGGATGACTTAGAAAATGAGTTGAATGCCATGTACAGTGATTATAAAACTAGAAGGTCGGAAAGAGACGCTAAGTTTAAAGCTAAGCAAGCTCGTGGTGGCGATAATGAGGAAGAATGGACCGGTTTCAATGAGGGAAAtctagaaaagaaagaggaaGAACATAAAGATTATATTGAAGACAacgacgatgacgatgtGGAAGGAGACTCCGATGACGATGAGGCCATCACCAATTTGATTAGCAAATTGAAGGGACAAGATGGTGATCACAAATTGAGTAACAAGGCACGCatgattttcaatgatCCAATATTCAATAATGTTGAACCTGATTTGCCAGTAAATATCGTCAATGATGGCGTAATGAGTTCCGAATCTGTTGGTGATATTTCTAAattaaataagaaaagaaaacatgaAGAAATACACCAGAAACAAGATGAAACAGATTCTTCAGACGAGAGTTCAAGTGATGACTCTGACTTCGAGATTGTGGCCAATGATAATGTATCAGAAGAATTTGATTCTGATTATGATtcagaggaagaaaaaaatcaaacaaagaaagaaaagcattCCAGAGACATTGATATTGCCACTGTTGAAGCCATGACTTTGGCACATCAATTAGCACTGGGTCAAAAGAACAAGCATGATCTTGTCGATGAAGGTTTCAATAGATATACTTTCCGTGATACCGAAAATTTGCCAGAATGGTTtttagaagatgaaaaggaacACTCCAAGATAAATAAGCCAATTACTAAGGAGGCAGCGATGgcaatcaaagaaaaaataaaagcaatGAACGCCCGTCCTATCAAGAAGGTTGCTGAAGCCaaggcaagaaaaaagatgcGTGCTGTGGCTCGTTtagaaaagatcaaaaagAA comes from Saccharomyces paradoxus chromosome III, complete sequence and encodes:
- the SPB1 gene encoding 27S pre-rRNA (guanosine2922-2'-O)-methyltransferase (AdoMet-dependent methyltransferase~similar to YCL054W): MGKTQKKNSKGRLDRYYYLAKEKGYRARSSFKIIQINEKYGHFLEKSKVVIDLCAAPGSWCQVASKLCPINSLIIGVDIVPMKPMPNVITFQSDITTEDCRSKLRGYMKTWKADTVLHDGAPNVGLGWVQDAFTQSQLTLQALKLAVENLVVNGTFVTKIFRSKDYNKLIWVFQQLFEKVEATKPPASRNVSAEIFVVCKGFKAPKRLDPRLLDPKEVFEELPDGQQNMESKIYNPEKKVRKRQGYEEGDNLLYHETSILDFVKTEDPISMLGEMNKFTIDKDDHEWKILKKLKQTTDEFHSCIEDLKVLGKKDFKMILRWRKIAREILGIEVKDDAKTEIEIVPLTEEEQIEKDLQGLQEKQRLNIKRERRRKNEMKQKELQRMQMNMITPTDIGIEAASLGKESLFNLKTAEKTGILNDLAKGKKRMIFTDDELAKDNDIYIDENIVIKDRDSAADADDLENELNAMYSDYKTRRSERDAKFKAKQARGGDNEEEWTGFNEGNLEKKEEEHKDYIEDNDDDDVEGDSDDDEAITNLISKLKGQDGDHKLSNKARMIFNDPIFNNVEPDLPVNIVNDGVMSSESVGDISKLNKKRKHEEIHQKQDETDSSDESSSDDSDFEIVANDNVSEEFDSDYDSEEEKNQTKKEKHSRDIDIATVEAMTLAHQLALGQKNKHDLVDEGFNRYTFRDTENLPEWFLEDEKEHSKINKPITKEAAMAIKEKIKAMNARPIKKVAEAKARKKMRAVARLEKIKKKAGLINDDSDKTEKDKAEEISRLMRKVTKKPKTKPKVTLVVASGRNKGLAGRPKGVKGKYKMVDGVMKNEQRALRRIAKKHHKKK